Genomic DNA from Schistocerca serialis cubense isolate TAMUIC-IGC-003099 chromosome 5, iqSchSeri2.2, whole genome shotgun sequence:
AGATCGGCGCCCGTGCAGCCGTCCCGGCCCCTTTGTGCATGCGTCCGCCCGCGTGTCTCCATCGCGGCAGCCACCGCTGTCCACCGGCAGCCATTCAGATCACGTCACAAAGTGGCCCGGCGCCGCGGTGTACCCTACCACCACCAGCGCTGTACGCTGCTGCCGGCGGGGCGCTGGAGGGCCTGATTAATGAGTTATCTGCTGCAGGTCCACTATTCGTGTCAGATCCTCGAATTGTTTGAAACCATCCTTCCAATAAATCGTCCATTTTCAACAGCGCGTGCCCCACTGTGAATCTGCGACGCCGAAGTCCACGTACTGCACGCAAGCGCGAGCCGTAAGTCAGAGTAATTCGAAGATTACTTGTAACAGTGGGAAGTGTATTTTCATGACACTTAACATCAAggcaggaaggaaagaagattaaggTTTAGTATCACGTCGACGCCACTCGACCGGATTGGGGAACGAAACACAGCGTTTACTTAAGCGATTTGGGAAATCAAAGGAGATTATTTCGATGTATGTCCTTTGTTTTTATGCTTTACCGTTTCCACCGAAATTACCTAAGCAGTGTAAGGAGTGGCCCGCCTGTCTAGCTGCTTCCCGACTGGTTTTCCgtcagcctcggcgaatgcgggctggttccccttattccgcctccgttacactatgtcggcggttgctgctctaacactgtctccacgtaggcatgcatttggggttacactcgtcgggAGGGTGGGGGACGGGGAGTGGGGGGAGTTGAAGATCCACTGGGGGGCCGAACCGCCCCATAACCCTGGATTCAGTGTGGGGGTAGGAtgcgtggactgctgtggcctgttgtagggttgtgaacctctgcgagctacggcgggacgaagcctctctgtcgtttctagttccctgttcaatacacaatacacacactaaGCACTCCATAATTTCGCGTTTAGGGAAGTTTTGAGAGCTCATAAAAAGTGATGAGAGCAGGAAGTAGCTGTGGTGTCCAAAACATGTGCAACTTTACCCTGCTCAGCTACTGACATAAAAAgggtaaaaatattaaaaattgtaaaaaaaagcacACGAAGCAATAATCATCGTAATAACGAAGTGGTGCGAGGAAATTAAAGTGACGTAAGAaacgtttacagtaataacacatccaAGAGAGCTAGAAGCAAGAATAGTGTGCGAACAACAAATGAAGTTCTCATCGTCGACGTGGCAGCACAAGAAAAGGTgtgaatattcaaatgtgtgtgaattcctaagagaccaaactgctgaggtcatcggtccctagacttaaacactacttaactaacttactctaaggacaacacacacaaccatgcccgagggaggactcgaacctctgacgggagaggccgcgcaatccgtgacatggcgcatctaaccgctcggccattccgcgcggcaagGAAAGGCTCAAAGATTTTCAAGAAGCAGCGACGTGTCCAGTTGGCAATCAGCAGACAAATCCTTTCGTGGCTCCGTATGATATTTCACCATACATTGAATTTTAAATGGAGAAAATAACAACTTTTCATGTCTGTCCGATGTGCTTCTCGACATTGCTACAGGAGTTCACCATGTACTGAAATACGCGAATTACAGTGCGATTTGTACAAAGACCTTATTAGGGTCCAGAAGACATACCCCATCTCAAGTATCATTATTTGTTATAAAACAAGGAAAACGTCCCCAACTGACCAATGTAGCAGACAATCCGAATTCATAgagtaatataattttttaaataaaatgtgcgTGTTATTCGAATGTGAGTACCTGAATCACGTTAATACTAAGTAAACGAAGACAGTTAGTTCAGTCATCGCTTGGAGGGAGGAATACTTAAATCTAAACACTAGATTTCACGCTCATTTCCAGGGAAAATTATCCGTGGATGCAAGCACCAGTTCTTCGATGTGGTCCACTGATGTACGGGATGAAGTGACAGCCACTGTGGGAGATATAGCTGTTGCTTCAGACAACACACTGAACGTTATGACGTCTGCCCGCCATGACATTCAACAGCACCTGGTGGCGATATGGACGAGCGACGCGATAGTGAAATTGTACGTGGTGGTCGGGAAGAGCCAGAAATGCTTGCAAGTGTTGCAGGGTAGGATGTGAAGGCAAATAACTCTTAAGAAAGAATTTGCTACGTTGCGCCGTTTGCGAGTTCATTGGCACTGAAGTTAACCAAACAGGCCCTTGTGCGAGCAAATTCAAGCTGCCCGCCACAGACGAGAGAGCGAAACTAAATTGGACGTGGGACCTTAGCAAGGGTCGAACTCGAGCCAACGGCTGAACAGTCTTGTGAGTTATCACctgcgctatgagaacaactgacacaaatTGTACCTGGGGGGGCCGCTTGAATTTGTAGGCGCAATagcctgattagctaacttcactGCTAGTTAGCTCGGAAACGGTTCAATTAATCGAAGATTTTTCttatcaactacactcctggaaattgaaataagaacaccgtgaattcattgtcccaggaaagggaaactttattgacacattcctggggtcagatacatcacatgatcacactgacagaaccacaggcacatagacacaggcaacagagcatgcacaatgtcggcactagtacagtgtatatccacctttcgcagcaatgcaggctgctattctcccatggagacgatcgtagagatgctggatgtagtcctgtggaacggcttgccatgccatttccacctggcgcctcagttggaccagcgttcgtgctggaagtgcagacagcttgaaacgacgcttcatccagtcccaaacatgctcaatgggggacagatccggagatcttgctggccagggtagttgacttacaccttctagagcacgttgggtggcacgggatacatgcggacgtgcattgtcctgttggaacagcaagttcccttgccggtctaggaatggtagaacgatgggttcgatgacggtttggatgtaccgtgcactattcagtgtcccctcgacgatcaccagtggtggacggccagtgtaggagatcgctccccacaccatgatgccgggtgttggccctgtgtgcctcggtcgtatgcagtcctgattgtggcgctcacctgcacggcgccaaacacgcatacgaccatcattggcaccaaggcagaagcgactctcatcgctgaagatgacacgtctccattcgtccctccattcacgcctgtcgcgacaccactggaggcgggctgcacgatgttggggcgtgagcggaagacggcctaacggtgtgcgggaccgtagcccagcttcatggagacggttgcgaatggtcctcgccgataccccaggagcaacagtgtccctaatttgctgggaagtggcggtgcggtcccctacggcactgcgtaggatcctacggtcttggcgtgcatccgtgcgtcgctgcggtccggtcccaggtcgacgggcacgtgcaccttccgccgaccacaggcgacaacatcgatgtactgtggagacctcacgccccacgtgttgagcaattcggcggtacgtccacccggcctcccgcatgcccactatacgccctcgctcaaagtccgtcaactgcacatacggttcacgtccacgctgtcgcggcatgctaccagtgttaaagactgcgatggagctccgtatgccacggcaaactggctgacactgacggcggcggtgcacaaatgctgcgcagctagcgccattcgacggccaacaccgcggttcctggtgtgtccgctgtgccgtgcgtgtgatcattgcttgtacagccctctcgcagtgtccggagcaagtatggtgggtctgacacaccggtgtcaatgtgttcttttttccatttccaggagtgtatttctctacaCAAACAGCCTTGCAACAAGCCTACGAGCTCTTCACActctttctgaccactctgtataagggcagcagagacgaatggggaatcattacaGTGGCGACTCGAACCGCAAGTGGGAAATCGGCTGACAGAAGCggctttgacaaaaggcagattgttaTGGTCCGGCTCCTGGGAACGGACATTTTGATGACGGTGGATCTGGTCGAGTGCTCTCGTGTTACCGTTGTCAGTATCAATGGAAAATGGCTGAAGGACGGTGTAACCACGATTAGGCGACAAGTTGTTGGATGCCTCATCACAGAAGGTGAGGGTCTTAGGCTGGTCCGCTCCATAAAGGTGGAAAGATGCCGTGCTGTGGCAGGTCTGCTGcagagaacaatgctggtgcaggcaataCTGTTGCGGAGCGCACCgctcagcacacattgttgaacatggaaatcCGCAACCGATGATCGAGACGTGTTCTCATGTCAACCCAAAGAAATCGTCAGTTACAACCGTAGTAGCACGGGAGCATCGTGGTTGGGCTGCTGATCAGTAGAAAGTGACACCTGGGCTGATAAATCACTTTTATCCTTACTCCAGGTCGATGACTGTGTCATGTTACGTAGCCATCCAAGCAATcgtctgctcgaaacatgcaccttGCCATGGTCACAGTCCAGAGGAGACAATATTATACTATGGGGGGCATTTATGAGGCCTTCCACAGTATCTGAGGTTGTAATCTAATACACCACAGCAATTAATGCGGACCACGTGAAACTAGTGCATACGGTCTATGTAACTTCATACTGCATGTCTTCCCCTACGGTgaggaatgaaaatgaaaatgcctTAACACGTAGTTGTGGACTTAAATGCCCCACTTGAAATTGCCCTAATTAAAGATTCCCTCTTTATAAGGTGAATAAAGTCCgacagaaaataaatttgttacgcTGTCTGAGTGCTCTCAGGTACGATTCGTCGCGGACATGGATACATCGTACAACGGATGGTCTCTGGCATCTGAAATGATTCATTAGTGATCATTGATTCACTTTCTCATTACTGAATCTAAGTTTGAATCCCGTAAGTAACATACAGATTTCACTAAATCAACAGGACATGTATCAAACTCATGAATTCAATTAGGAATCCATAAAGCTTGATCGATGTAAGCTCACAATGTAATCTCGAAACATTACCAGTATGGCGAAACAGCAACTGCTCTGAAGTTTTTGTGAGAAACGTATCTTTCGTGAtctgaaaataatttctgaaatgaAAGAATTCTTTTCTATCTGAATAACTGATAGCAGAGCAGATTCGGACCTGACCGAGCTACTGATTGAATTAAGCCTACGATATCATTTCCTTCATTACTTATGCGTGAAGCATTAGCACAAGGCCTTGTGGTTGCTCAGTACCAACATCGTATCACATAAATGTATAATACAATTAAATTGCGAAGGAAATGAAACGTAAATGAAAATAAGATATTCTCCCTAACCTTGCAATTGTTATTGGATCCCCAAAGTACAAAGCTCTTCCACAGAACAATGAGATTAACGTTACATAACTCACTTGTGCCCTTGGCACAGTCAGATGAAgatttcttgagggtatttttgttctatcgatgcagctacaaaaatgtgtgattttttcaccagagacaagtaATGCAGAAAACAACCAAACCACACAAACTCATACAACTTGCACCTACCGGAAAAAATTCACACATGTTCAAAAAACAAGGcctaaacattgcttacaaaacagacAATTCCATGCAGAAGCACATCCCAAAACTGAGGGTAAAAatcaaatacacagaaacataattaaatagatttACACATATACAATAATCTAATAAGAGAAAAAGTTGCAGGCCAAAGACGGAGTAGTGGAAAGATTATATTGGCAACACTACCAAATACAAACCACAATACATGcttagaagtacaaaaacaaacagaatacagcggTGTGcgcaaaattgtgttgtggaaaacataagaaatgcatagtgctgcagaagaacttaagattagaccaaaattatcagtgtctaacgcagaaacgcaacgatgtgctagcagacggcatttcccgatgcaaGCGAGAAATTaaccgaaaatcaccgtaagtacaaataaaATTAATGCTGACGAACtgttttcgatctaaaagcaaaataaaatgcaaataacttaattacagaccattgATGATGCTTTGCCTCTATAAAACGAAACGCGACTTGTGAAAAACTCAAGCACTTTTGTAGTAGCAACAACAGGATAAAAATACCCCCAAGAATTATAAAGTAATTACGTACACTGTGGCCACACAAATGATGAATTAGATGAAGACTTGCTACATAACGTAGATTTAAAATCATTACGAGATAAAAAAAAACCTGAATGAAATACCGGCTAGCTATATCCAATCACGGATCAAATAAACCACAACTATTGTGTACGGCAACTGAAACGACACAGGACAGGGAAAAGGGCAAGcgaatttcaagtaaaatgtctcccctgtacgggcaTGTAGGTAATAGATGTAGAAGTGCAGGATGTACACACATGgatgacgacgtatggaagtttgtgtttggccgtgagtcgtgttaCGATTGCCAAATGTTAAGGCGACCTTTCGAGAAAAGTGGGAAACCTGGGTTCGCGTCccggtccagcataaattttcattgtcgtcattccattatacaggttCACAACTGTCGACACATTTCATGTAATGTAAGGAGAGGTGGTCTACAGAGGGGTGTggtaactgtcgtcgtaggaaagctcgACAGGAGTAGAAAGGACCAGCaaacgagtaaacacagaaaataTAAGGTTTTctcaacttgtatttctccaaacgaacgaagactcattacaaataggcAGCAAGAAATAAGTCCAGgtactcttggttcaaatggttcaaatagctctgagcactatgggacttaacatctatggtcatcagtcccctagaacttagaactacttaaacctaactaacctaaggacatcacacacatccatgcccgaggcaggattcgaacctgcgaccgtagcagccgcgcggctcccaggtacactactgaccattcaaattgcttcaccaagaagaaatgcagatggtaaacgggtattcattcgacaaatatcttatactagaactgacatgtgaatgcattttcacgcaatttgagtgcatagatcctgagaaatcaaaacccagaataaccaccactggcgtaataacggccttgatacgcctgggcattgaatcaaacagagcttggatggcgtgtacaggtacagctgcccatgcagcttcaacacgaaaccacagttcatcaagagtagtgaccggcgtattgtggcgagccagttgctcggccaccattgaccagacgttttcagttggtgagagatctggagaatgtgctggccagcgcagcagtcgaacattttgtgtatccagagaggcccgtacaggaccagtaacatgcggtcgtgcattatcctgctgaaatgtagggtttcgtagggattgaatgaagggtagagccgcgggtcgtaacacatctgaaatgtaatgtccactgttcaaagtgccatcaatgcgaacaagaggtgaccgagacgtgtaaccaatggcaccccataccatcacgccgggtgatacgtgagtatggcgatgacgaatacacgcttccaatgtgcgctcaccgcgatgtcaccaaacacggatgtgaccatcatgatgctgtaaaaaaaacgtggattcatccgaaaaaatgacgttttgccattcgtgcaccctggttcgtcgttgagtacaccatcgcaggcgctcctgtctgtgatgtagcgtcaagggtaactgcagccatggtctccgagctgatagtccatgctgctgcagacgtcgtcgaactgttcgtgcagatggttgttgtcttgcaaacgtccccatctgttgactcagggatcgagacgtggctgcacgatccgttacagccatgcgggtaagatgcctgtcatctcgaccgctagtgatacgaagccgttgggatccagcacggagttccgtattaccctgctgaacccaccgattccatattctgctaacagtcattgcatctcaaccaacgcgagcagcaatgtcgcgatacgataaaccgcaatcgcgataggctacaatccgacctttatcaaagtcggaaacatgatggtacgcatttctcctccttacacgaggcatcaaatcaacgtttcaccaggtaacgccggtctactgctgattgtgtatgagaaatcggttggaaactttcctcatgtcagcacgttgtaggtgtcgccaccggcgccaaccttgtgtgaatgctctgaaaagataatcatttgcgtatcacagcaccttcttcctgtcggttaaatttcgcgtctgtagcacgtcatcttcgtggtgtagcaattttaattgccagtagtgtatttcaatagCAACGAGCAAGAGGCTCTCTGAACAATGGCGCCAACAATGGTGCCGGAGCCGGGACTAGGCGCCATCTGCGTAGCGTCACGTAGCGATGAGGCTCCACGTGTGAGTGGGCTGTCCAGCTGCCGCCGGCCGTCCTACATTATGGCAGGAGAGCGCTCTCCTCATCCTGAGCTGCTGGCAGTGTGGCTCAGCGTGTGTACATCCGTGCGTCCTCCGCATCCCACCGGACTGCTGTCTGCGTCTGACGGAAACCTGCAATTTCATAGCCAAATTTTGACACTCTTGAGGTGGTATCGATACATGCTATCAAGTAAACAGAATGGAATCTGGTCCACTTAAATCGAAGCCACAAACGTCACTGTGCTATTCATTTGACGTCAGAGCTTAAGAAATCCCGCTGGTCTAATACGGCTCATCAAGCATTCACTTGTAGAGAAATATGACATTGTGTGCCGGTGTAGGCACATGGAGAAGAGCTGTATGTAGTCTGGATTATCACTTCACCGATATAAACCCATAGCTGGTTTCTCATTATAATTCATAGCAACCACATTCATACAACACTATATCAGTGAGGCGAAGGCACATCTTCACTCTGGATTAGTATCGAACAAAGCTGTGATGAAGAAGAACCCTTTGTTCCCATCCGCAACCTCGCAAGCCACTTGGAGCGTCACAGTGTCCGTGCACCTCATTGGTTGAGACTGCTGTCGCCTCAGACATCTTACACTAAAACAGAAGTGTAGCATACACAGCAGTGAATGCAGCGTGTTTAAAAAATGCTTTCAAAAACAATTCCCGTACACCAAACAAAAGATATTCATATAAACATACGTCCGAAAATCCTTCGATTTTGGGAAGAACAGGAAGGTGATATTGCTGTGGCGTTCAAAACATCTGCAACTTTAGTCTGCTCAACTACTAACATAAAGCAGcgagaaaatattaaaaattgtaaaaaacaCAGGAACCAATAATCTTCATGATAACGAAGAGGGGCGAGAAAATTAAAGTGGCGAAAGGAACGGTTGAGGCAATAATGCATCCAAGTATGCAAAAAGCAAGAATAGTGTGCGAACAACGAATGAATTTCTCATCGTCGACGTGGCAACACAAGAAAAGGCTGATAAGATTCTCAAGAAGGAACAACATGTCCATCTGGCAATCAGCAGAGAAGTCTTTTGATGGCTCCGTATGACATTTTACCATACATTAAATTAGAGGATATAGTAAACTACTGTGCATTTATTTTACATGGATAAAAAAAGCCCGATGCGCTTCTCCACATTGCTGCAGGTGTTCGCCATGTACTGGGGATATACGAATTAATGAGCAATTTGTACAAAAGCCTTATTGGGATCCAGACGACATACCCTGTCCGCAAGTATCATCATTTGTTATAAAAGAAGGAAAATGTACCCAATTGATGTATTTAACAGACAATCTTAATTCATAGAgtaatacaattttttaaacaaaatgtaAGTCTTATTCGACCGCGAGTATTTGAATCATGTTAATACTAAAtaaatgactgctacggtcgcaggttcgaatcctgcctcgggtatggatgtgtgtgatgtccttaggttagttacgtttaaatagttctaagttctcgggggctgatgacgacagatgttaagtcccatagtgctcagaaccatttgaaccatttgtgaacgaAATAAATAAGGTGCAAGGACACTATGACGCTCCAAGTGGCTTGCGAATTTGCGGATGGGAACAAAGCGTTCTTCTTCATCATAGCTTCAGCTGTCTATGCACCCATTTGACTCACTGTATACAATGAGTCAAATGAATGAAAGTTATTAAACAATGTTTTCGATTTAGCAGGTTGCAGCTCGTCAACAATTAAACTCATAGTAAATGCTCTAAAACACCTCTTGCTTCTAAATAGGCATCCACTCATCGAATCACAGACTGTTCCACCCTTCAAATACTCCTTGACGTTTTCGAATGGTTTTGCAGGCTTGCATGACACCTCGATGAAGAGTTTATGCATTCGAGTAGTCTGCTGCATAGACCAATTGCTTACGGCGCCCCAGAGATATTAATCGCAAGGATTCAGTTAGTGGAAATCTGCAGTCCACGGAACTGGTCCTTCTCTATCTATCCATCTGATAAGGTAGATAGCAGCTAGTGAATCTCGAAGAGATTGGAATGTGCTGGAGCTCAACCATGTTTCTTCTTATTTGCAGAAACATAGCTCCAAGTAGATATTGTGGGATATTCTGAATAAAATCCCTGTAGGCACAACCTGTAAGACGTGTAAGACCTACAATTCCAGTCCACACATTAACCTTAAACTGATGCTGATGActagctcaaaaaatggctcaaatggcactgagcactatgggacttaactgcagtggtcatcagtcccctagaacttagaactacttaaacctaactaatccaaggacatcacacacatccatgcccgaggcaggattcgaacttgcgaccctaacggtcacgcggttccagactgtagcgcctagaaccgctcggccactccggccggcggatgacTAGCCTACACTGAAGAACGAGGATTGAGATGGGCCCATATGTCTTGCCTGTGCAAATTTCTTGTTCCTTTCGTCCAAACGTTGCCTCGTCGGTaaacaaaactgaagagacaaacaacCGATTAACAATTTTTGCAACGAACCATTGGCAAAAGTTTTCGCGTGGTGGGTAAATGGCAAGCGTAAGGCCTTGACGCGTTGAAGGTGACAAAAATACATGCTCCATGCTGAACCTAGATGTGTGCCACATGCCAGGGTGTTTTCAGCTCATACCCAGCTCTTCTTCGTCAGCCCATAAAATGATCTTCGTGGTCAGGCGTACGAGCAAAACGTGGTATACTTCAATCAGTAGCTttacattccacgcccctactccACTTGCAAACCAGTCACAGAGAGGTTTTAAACATACATGTTACACTTTTACATTTTATTCCTGTGACATTTATTTGACGAGAGCACCTTTGCTCAGACGTTTTTACCAgaggtgtgattacatgtaatcaATGTAATTTTCTATTCTGATGAAGATTTTCCTGGTGCAATCGAAACCATGGACAACTGACAAAAAATCTTGTGCAACCGATGTGGCCGTAATTCACAGTAAAGTATTAAAATTATGCAACAGTGCTGTCACATTGCATTATTCTGTACGCATACTTATTTTCTTATTCTTCAGGTGAACATAtcactaaaacattagagcggaaaagctgtTGGGTAtaaagattccgagcttttccgctctaatgttttagtcataCGTTCACCTgacgatgtggcttttagtgccacgaaaccggtagtgttcCACAATAAATGACTGAATACACCTGAAACGATTATTGATACCCAAGATGTTTTTCCTGATTATGCGAAAAATTTCGTACACATACatgcttctacagggtgtttcaaaaatgaccggtatatttgaaacggcaataaaaactaaacgagcagcgatagaagtacaccgtttgttgcaaatatgcttgggacaacagtacattttcaggcggacaagctttcgaaattacagtagttacaattttcaacaacagatggcgctgcaagtgatgtgaaagatatagaagacaacgcagtctgtgggtgcgccattctgtacgtcgtctttctgctgtaagcgtgtgctgtacacatcgtgcaagtgtgctgtagacaacatggtttattccttagaacagaggatttttctggtgttggaattccaccgcctagaacacagtgttgttgcaacaagacgaagttttcaacggaggtttaatgtaaccaaaggaccgaaaagcgatacaataaaggatctgtttgaaaaatttcaacggactgggaacgtgacggatgaacgtgctggaaaggtagggcgactgcgtacggcaaccacagagggcaacgcacagctagtgcagcaggtgatccaacagcggcctcgggtttccgttcgccgtgttgcagctgcggtccaaatgacgccaacgtccacgtatcgtctcatgcgccagagtttacacctctatccatacaaaattcaaacgcggcaacccctcagcgccgctaccattgctgcacgagagacattcgctaacgatatagtgcacaggattgatgacg
This window encodes:
- the LOC126481847 gene encoding uncharacterized protein LOC126481847, with product MQTGPWAAPRLCRVRQADLRAYLLADTAAALPPPPPSPPPQIGARAAVPAPLCMRPPACLHRGSHRCPPAAIQITSQSGPAPRCTLPPPALYAAAGGALEGLINELSAAGPLFVSDPRIV